In the genome of Oncorhynchus clarkii lewisi isolate Uvic-CL-2024 chromosome 4, UVic_Ocla_1.0, whole genome shotgun sequence, one region contains:
- the LOC139407461 gene encoding uncharacterized protein codes for MHEHSDTPESDSPESDSPESDSPESDSPESDSPESDTPESDSPESDTPDTPESDTPDTPESDTPYTPESDESDTTESDTPYTPESDESDTPESDTPESDTPDTPESDTPESDTPDIPESDTPESDTPDTPESDTPDTPESDTPESDTPESDTPDTPESDTPESDTPDTPESDTPKSDTPESDSPESDSPESDSPESDSPDTPESDTPDNPESDTPESDTPESDTPDTPESDTPDTPESDTPESDSPESDSPESDSPDTPESDTPDTPESDTPDTPESDTPESDTPESDTPESDELLDIIVISLSAV; via the exons ATGCATGAACAC TCAGATACCCCAGAGTCAgattccccagagtcagattccccagagtcagattccccagagtcagattccccagagtcagattccccagagtcagataccccagagtcagattccccagagtcagataccCCAGATACCCCAGAGTCAGATACCCCAGATACCCCAGAGTCAGATACCCCATataccccagagtcagatgagtcAGATACCACAGAGTCAGATACCCCATataccccagagtcagatgagtcAGATACCCCAGAGTCAGATACCCCAGAGTCAGATACCCCAGATACCCCAGAGTCAGATACCCCAGAGTCAGATACCCCAGATATCCCAGAGTCAGATACCCCAGAGTCAGATACCCCAGATACCCCAGAGTCAGATACCCCAGATACCCCAGAGTCAGATACCCCAGAGTCAGATACCCCAGAGTCAGATACCCCAGATACCCCAGAGTCAGATACCCCAGAGTCAGATACCCCAGATACCCCAGAGTCAGATACCCCAAAGTCAGATACCCCAGAGTCAGATAGCCCAGAGTCAGATAGCCCAGAGTCAGATAGCCCAGAGTCAGATAGCCCAGATACCCCAGAGTCAGATACCCCAGATAACCCAGAGTCAGATACCCCAGAGTCAGATACCCCAGAGTCAGATACCCCAGATACCCCAGAGTCAGATACCCCAGACACCCCAGAGTCAGATACCCCAGAGTCAGATAGCCCAGAGTCAGATAGCCCAGAGTCAGATAGCCCAGATACCCCAGAGTCAGATACCCCAGATACCCCAGAGTCAGATACCCCAGATACCCCAGAGTCAGATACCCCAGAGTCAGATACCCCAGAGTCAGataccccagagtcagatgaactcctgGATATCATTGTTATTTCTCTGAGTGCAGTTTGA